From the Candidatus Hydrogenedentota bacterium genome, the window GGTCCCTCGCTCGTGTGGACACCGATCGGTCCCGGCACGGCAAACACTTCGCGGCCTTGTTCGGCGGCCTGCCGCGCCGTGATGAGCGCCCCGCTGCTCGCCGGCGCCTCGACCACGACCGTGCCCAGCGTCAAGCCGCTGATGATGCGATTGCGGTACGGGAAATGGCCCGCGGACGGTTTCATGCCCATCACGAATTGCGACAGGACGCAGCCGTGTTCCGCAATTCGCTTCATCAGGTCCGCGTTTTGCGGCGGATAGACCACGTCAACCCCGCATCCCAGCACGGCAATGGTCCGCCCGCCCGCCTCGATTGCGCCGCGATGGGCCGCCGAATCAATCCCGTTCGCCAGGCCGCTGACGACGGTAATGCCGCGCGCGGCCAAGTCGCGGCCAAGGTTTTCCGCCACGCGCAATCCATAGGGCGTGGCGCGCCGCGTTCCTACTATGGCGACGCAATGCTCATCGGAACTTCGCAAATCGCCCCGCACGAACAAAACCAACGGCGGATCGTAGATTTCCGCGAGGCGAACGGGATAATCCGGGTCTTCGAGCGTAAGCAGCCTCACGCCCAGCGCGTCCATCTGCCGCTCCTGCGCGTCCACATCCACCGAATCGGCATATTGCGCAATACGTTCCGCCAGCGATTTTCCCACCACCTCTTCAACGGATCCGCGCGGCGCCCGCAGGACATTGCCGGGATTGTGAAACCGCGACAACAACTGAATAAAATGGGTCGTGCCGACGCCCGGCACCATCGTCAGCCGCAACCAGTCGCGTTGTTCCGGAGTCAATGCCATGTCATTGCATCCACCATCGGAAAACCGTCTTGAGAAACGGGCGGCATACCCGTTTTCCGCAATCCGAACCTGCGCCTATACTACCGGCTGCTGTTCATCCAGTCAACGCACCCATTCTCGATTTATTCATGCCGGGGAACCATCCGCCCTATTCGATTATTGGCCGGAATTACGGCATATAAGACCCGATCGGTTATAATACGGCATTATTCGAGTGTCAATGGTCTCCAATTGCCGCACACACCAGCGATTATGTGACTTTTTCTCGCAATAGAAGACCTAACGCCGAATTTCAATTCGGATGATCGGCCAATGCCCATGCCGGATCGAAATTCGGAGCCATGAACCGTTCTGTCGAATGTGTTCACGGAACTCGGAAAAGAAAAGCGGTGGAACAACGAATGAAACGATCGGACGGCGGGACATGTTGAGTCATTCGGAAACGCCGGCGATGGCGGCCGGTTTGTATCGTATGAGATACCGCGTACGAACCCTCTTGATTCCGGCCGGGATGGCCATTCTGGCCGCAACAAACGGCTGGACGGAGGAAAAGCCCGCACAGGCGCCGTCGCGTTCCGAACCGGCGATGGAAGACGCGCGGGATGTCGCCCCGGACAATCAAGCGGCGCTACTCGACGAAGTGCGCGCGCTCCGGGCCGATGTGTTACGCCTGCAACAAATGGTGGATTCGCTGGCCGGGGGTGAATGGGCCCGGCTTCGCGCGGAAAACGATCGCCTGCGGCGGGAAGTGCGCGAGTTGTCCGGAATGACCGGACAGCCCCTGCCGCCGGTCCCCATGCCTGATCGGGCTTTGCTGGAAGGATTGTATCCGTCTCCTAAAGCGTCAGAGAACCAAGAGGAAACCGACAACAAGCAACCGGAAAAACCGGATGCCGACAATCAATCCGCGCCGATTCCAGAGGCAAGGGCAATGCCCGAAAAATCCGCCGAACCGAAGCCATTCGCGTTTGAAGTCATCGAGGAATGGGGGCGATCACCGGAAGAATTGGAAACCGAAAATAGGAAAGGCGCCTCGCTAAAAGGCATGATCGGCGTGGTGCCCCCCGGTAGTTCCGATGAAGATCTGATCGCACTGGGGCAATCCCTGCACGAACAATATGCCGCCTACGACAACATCAAT encodes:
- the dprA gene encoding DNA-processing protein DprA, producing the protein MALTPEQRDWLRLTMVPGVGTTHFIQLLSRFHNPGNVLRAPRGSVEEVVGKSLAERIAQYADSVDVDAQERQMDALGVRLLTLEDPDYPVRLAEIYDPPLVLFVRGDLRSSDEHCVAIVGTRRATPYGLRVAENLGRDLAARGITVVSGLANGIDSAAHRGAIEAGGRTIAVLGCGVDVVYPPQNADLMKRIAEHGCVLSQFVMGMKPSAGHFPYRNRIISGLTLGTVVVEAPASSGALITARQAAEQGREVFAVPGPIGVHTSEGPHALIRDGAKLVETVEDILVELELPMQVRQTPATPAAQIPEPAGELPPLKARTPASAPVPPPQPVTSPVEKDILAALSPNGSFVDEIAAACRISISEALSTLTMLELRGLVRQFSGKRFARA